One part of the Thermodesulfovibrio sp. 3462-1 genome encodes these proteins:
- a CDS encoding DNA methyltransferase translates to MKTTHKIIIGDSRWMKELPDESVHLIITSPPYWQLKDYGNGKQIGFNDTYEEYINNLNLVWNECYRVLHKGCRLCINIGDQFARSVYYGRYKVIPIRTEIIKFCESAGFDYMGAIIWQKVTTCHTTGGATVMGSYPYPRNGILKLDYEFILIFKKYGNPPKVSKEIKEQSRLTDEEWNQYFTGHWNFPGEKQDKHLAMFPEELPKRLIKMFSFVGDTVLAPFLGSGTTSLAAKNLNRNSIGYEINEDFLPIIKEKLGINQSNVFQDATFEIIKQKESKVDFKEEIKKLPYIFKDPIKFDKKVDPKKLRFGSKIDNSHYERKNYHKVKEIISPEILLLNNGLEIKLLGVKEIVEKKEKAIQFLKEKTKGQKVFLKFDNSIKYDEKNRLLCYLYLWKKTFINAHLIKNALADVDMAMSYKYKTKFLEYIEGENYGAEDLV, encoded by the coding sequence ATGAAAACTACCCACAAAATAATCATCGGAGATTCAAGATGGATGAAAGAACTTCCAGATGAATCCGTGCATCTTATTATTACATCTCCACCATATTGGCAGTTAAAAGATTATGGGAATGGAAAACAGATAGGATTTAACGATACTTATGAAGAATATATAAACAATCTTAATTTGGTCTGGAATGAATGCTATCGTGTTCTACATAAAGGTTGCAGATTGTGTATCAATATCGGAGACCAGTTTGCTCGTTCGGTTTATTACGGAAGATATAAAGTAATTCCAATAAGGACGGAAATCATCAAGTTCTGCGAAAGCGCAGGCTTCGATTATATGGGTGCTATTATCTGGCAGAAAGTGACTACATGCCATACAACGGGTGGTGCAACAGTTATGGGTTCTTACCCTTATCCAAGAAATGGCATTCTCAAGTTAGATTATGAATTCATTTTGATTTTTAAGAAGTATGGCAATCCTCCAAAGGTAAGTAAAGAGATTAAAGAGCAATCAAGATTAACGGATGAGGAATGGAATCAATACTTTACAGGGCACTGGAACTTCCCGGGTGAAAAACAGGATAAACACCTTGCGATGTTTCCTGAAGAGTTGCCAAAACGGCTTATTAAGATGTTTAGCTTTGTTGGTGATACTGTTCTTGCCCCATTTCTTGGTAGTGGGACAACATCTTTAGCTGCTAAAAACTTGAATAGAAACTCTATTGGCTATGAAATAAACGAAGATTTCTTACCAATCATAAAAGAAAAACTTGGTATTAATCAGAGCAATGTTTTTCAAGATGCTACTTTTGAAATAATTAAACAAAAAGAATCAAAGGTAGATTTCAAAGAAGAGATAAAAAAGCTCCCCTATATTTTTAAAGACCCTATAAAATTTGATAAAAAAGTTGATCCAAAGAAATTGAGATTTGGCTCAAAAATAGACAATTCCCATTATGAAAGAAAAAACTATCATAAAGTGAAAGAAATTATTAGCCCAGAGATATTGCTCTTAAATAACGGACTGGAAATTAAGTTATTAGGTGTAAAAGAAATAGTAGAAAAGAAGGAAAAAGCAATTCAATTTCTGAAAGAAAAAACCAAAGGGCAAAAAGTCTTCTTAAAATTTGATAACAGTATCAAATATGATGAGAAAAACCGCTTACTTTGCTATCTCTATTTATGGAAAAAAACATTCATAAATGCACATTTGATTAAAAATGCTCTGGCGGATGTGGATATGGCAATGTCTTATAAGTATAAGACAAAGTTTTTAGAATATATTGAAGGTGAAAATTATGGAGCAGAAGACCTTGTTTGA
- a CDS encoding thiamine pyrophosphate-dependent enzyme: MLKQYLSGNEAIAYGLIHAGVRFITGYPGTPSSEIIPTAQNIVKEKSLNAFVDWAVNEKVAYEVAYGACLANIKSAVTMKQVGLNVAMDPFMNSAYVGTVAGFVVISVDDPGPHASQTEQDSRFMAMAAKIPVLDPSTVEEAYDFAKKAIELSEKYSIPVMLRSTTRISHGRAVVQIEEEVVGLDLNPVFKTSKEWSKNLSRFAATPKQRLELHRILNKKIDEIAERNKPQLFFSGDILILSSGAVFAYLYELIEEYGLNDKVTLAKFDIPYPLSKEMINFNRNFNRIVTVEESYPLIELQLDTEGRRNGIVPKQGELTPEVCEEILEKFGLIKRRKTFTVPPLKRPSLCPGCAHRAALFAVKKVFGKKAIYAGDIGCYTLALNFGVTDTVLNMGASISFGFAFRKAFELGQKEQDVVSIIGDSTFFHSGIPPLIDAVHYRVPFLVVILDNQTVAMTGNQKTLSDEFSSSGEPVMPIVIENLVKAIGVNFVHVVDPYDFDISIKTLKEAKKVLKKKEPAVIVFRHPCINTKEGLSANPKYNVQISKELCKGCRICTVEFECPAIIFNEDEGRAEIDKILCIGCGCCIHVCPAKAIVYFKGWNELQ; encoded by the coding sequence ATGTTGAAACAGTATCTTTCTGGTAATGAAGCAATTGCTTATGGATTGATTCATGCTGGAGTAAGATTTATCACAGGCTATCCCGGAACTCCTTCAAGTGAGATAATTCCAACAGCACAAAATATTGTTAAAGAGAAGTCATTGAATGCCTTTGTTGACTGGGCAGTTAACGAAAAAGTAGCCTATGAAGTAGCCTATGGAGCTTGCCTTGCAAATATAAAAAGTGCTGTCACAATGAAGCAGGTAGGTCTTAATGTGGCAATGGATCCATTTATGAATTCTGCTTATGTTGGAACAGTAGCAGGATTTGTAGTAATAAGTGTTGATGACCCTGGTCCTCATGCATCTCAAACAGAGCAGGATAGCCGTTTTATGGCAATGGCAGCAAAGATTCCAGTTTTAGATCCTTCAACTGTAGAGGAAGCTTATGATTTTGCAAAGAAAGCAATTGAATTAAGCGAAAAATACAGCATACCAGTTATGCTCCGAAGCACTACAAGAATTTCTCATGGAAGAGCAGTGGTGCAGATAGAGGAAGAAGTTGTAGGGTTGGATTTAAATCCTGTTTTTAAAACATCAAAAGAATGGTCAAAAAACTTAAGCAGATTTGCTGCAACACCAAAGCAAAGGCTCGAACTTCACAGGATTTTAAACAAAAAAATTGATGAGATTGCAGAGAGAAACAAACCTCAGCTGTTTTTCAGTGGAGACATTCTCATTCTTTCAAGTGGTGCTGTATTTGCATATCTTTATGAACTCATTGAAGAATATGGGTTAAATGACAAAGTTACTCTTGCAAAATTTGATATTCCCTATCCTTTGTCAAAGGAAATGATTAATTTTAATAGAAATTTCAATCGCATTGTTACTGTTGAAGAATCCTATCCTTTAATTGAGTTACAGCTTGATACAGAGGGAAGAAGAAATGGGATTGTCCCTAAGCAAGGAGAGCTTACACCAGAGGTTTGTGAGGAAATTCTTGAGAAATTTGGCTTGATTAAAAGGAGAAAAACATTCACTGTCCCTCCGCTTAAGAGACCTTCTCTTTGTCCTGGTTGTGCTCACAGAGCAGCTCTTTTTGCAGTGAAAAAAGTATTTGGTAAAAAAGCAATATATGCTGGAGACATTGGTTGCTACACCCTTGCACTTAATTTTGGAGTTACTGATACAGTTTTGAATATGGGAGCGAGTATTTCTTTTGGTTTTGCCTTCAGAAAAGCTTTTGAGCTGGGACAGAAAGAGCAGGATGTTGTTTCAATAATTGGTGATTCAACTTTTTTCCATTCAGGCATTCCACCATTAATTGATGCAGTACACTATAGAGTGCCTTTTTTAGTTGTAATTCTTGATAATCAAACAGTTGCTATGACAGGAAATCAGAAGACTCTCTCTGATGAATTCAGCTCTTCCGGTGAGCCTGTAATGCCAATTGTTATTGAAAATCTTGTAAAAGCTATAGGAGTTAACTTTGTTCATGTTGTAGATCCCTATGATTTTGATATTTCAATAAAAACTCTTAAGGAGGCAAAAAAAGTTCTTAAGAAAAAAGAACCTGCGGTGATTGTATTCAGGCATCCATGCATTAATACAAAAGAAGGACTTAGTGCTAATCCAAAGTATAATGTTCAGATTTCTAAGG